The Dioscorea cayenensis subsp. rotundata cultivar TDr96_F1 chromosome 8, TDr96_F1_v2_PseudoChromosome.rev07_lg8_w22 25.fasta, whole genome shotgun sequence genome segment GAGACATCACTGCAAAGCATTTCGAAATTCATTGAAACTCATATGGCTTCCAGTAATGTCAATTCAATTGAAGCATCTCAACCTTCACAATCTTTACAGGAAGTGGAAATTATTAGGGAAAAATCTTTTACAACCAGATCtgtaaaatttattttcccGAGATTTGATGGAGAGGAGCTATTACATTGGGTGTATAGAGCAGAGTAGTTTTTTAGCTATTACAGGATACCTGATGATGAGAAGTTGGAAATTGCTTCTATGCATTTTGATGGGCCGGTGGTTCCTTGGTACCAAATGGTGGAGAAAGAAGGCAAGGTAAAAACCTGGGCAGCATTAGTAGATGCCTTGGAGGATGCTTATGGACCATCTATATTTGAGAATCCTGAGTTTGCATTGTTCAAATTAACTCAAGCAGAAGAATCAGTAATCATTTATTATGCCAATTTTACTACATTAGCTAATAGAGTGGAAGGTATAGCTCCTTCAATCATGATATCTTGTTTCCTCAATGGGTTAAGGTAGGAAATCCAAATGGACATAATTCCATGGAAGCCTGAGTCTCTTTCTAAAGCAGCAAAACTGGCCATATTATATGAGGATAAATATGCTTTAATACCTAAGCCTAATGTCAAGAGATCTCAATTTAGTCCAGATATTAATGTTACTGTTGTGCCAGGAAAATTTGTGAATACAGTACCCAAGGTGCTTCAGACTTCCAACACTCCATCAAAGATAACAGGAGCCAATCATAATAGTAATCCTCAACCCTTCAAGAGGATTAGCTTTAATGAGATGCAACTAAGAAAAGCAAAGGGACTATGTTTCAATTGTGATGAAAAGTATTCTCCTACACATAGATGTCAAACTAAGAGATTATTACTGTTGCAGTGGAATAAAGAGCCTCCAgatggagaagaacaagaagtgGCTGAATTTGTGGTTGAGTTAGAAAATAGTACTTCTACCGAAGAATCAGTTCCTAGGGAATCTAGTCCTAAATCATCACTTAATGCAATGAATAGTGTAGCTGCATCAAGTACAATGAGATTTACTGGATTTATAAAAGGGCAACCAGTTAATATACTGTTAGATGAAGGCAATGACAATAACTTTATTCAACCCAGAATTGCCAAATTTTTGCAGCTTGACATACATCCAACAGCTCCATTTAAGGTTCTTGTGGGGGATGGTAATTCTTTACAGGTGGAGGGTAAGATTGATCCACTACAGATTAAAATTCAAGGTTGCAAATTGTcatttcatgtgtatttgttgCCAATTGCTGGAGCTGAGGTTATTATGGGAGCATCATGGTTGGCTACCTTGGGAGCACACATCATGGATTACGGATCATTATCTCTACAATTTTATTGTGATGGGAAGTTTGTGACATTGACTGGAGATAAAGGACAAGGTCCACAACCTACTACCATGCACCAATTACACAGATTGAGTTCGGTTAAATCTATTACTGAGTGTTATCAGTTGACTATGGAATCAGCAGAATCTTATCCCACAAACTCTTTGAATCATAGACTGCAAGAAGAGGTGAAAACAGATAATTGCACTAATCCAGCATTAAAAATTCCTGATGAGCTGTCTGATACTTTAAAGCAGATACTATTAAAGTATGAAAGGATGTTTGAAATTCCTAGAGGTCTACCACCATCAAGATTGTGTGATCATAGGATTCCTCTACAACCtaatgcaaatccaatcaaggTCAGACCCTACAAGTATCCCCATAGCCAGAAGACTGAAATTGAAGCAATGGTGGATCAAATGTTGAGAGAAGGATTAATTGAACCTAGAAACaaccctttttcttctcctgttattttggttaaaaaaaaagacggCACATGGAGATTTTGTACTGACTACAGGGCATTAAATGCCATAACAGTGAAGGATGCCTACCCCATACCAGTAGTTTATGAGTTGTTAGATGAGTTACATGGGGCCAAATACTTTTCAAAGCTTGATTTGAGGTCGGGTTACCATCAGGTTTTGTTACATCTGGAAGATAAATTCAAAACGGCATTTCAAACTCATCATGGACATTTCCAATGGGTAGTAATGCCATTTGGATTGTCAAATGCTCCAGCAACATTTCAATCATTGATGAGTGAGATATTTCAGTTTTCCATGCACAAGTTTGTGTTGATATTTTTCGATGGCATATTGATTTACAATGCCGATTGGGAGAGCCACTTGCAGCACTTGGAGATTGTATTAATCACTCTCAACAAACATCAGTTATTTGCAAAATTCTCAAAATGTGAATTTGGAATGATACAAATTGAGTATCTAGGACACAATGTTTCTGGTATGGGGGTTCAAATGGAGAAATCTAAGGTTGAAGCGATTGTTCAGTGGCCAGCACCCACAAATATCAAGCAACTAAGAGGGTTAGGGTTGAGTGGGCATTATAGAAGGCTTATAGCCAATTATGCTAGTGTTGCACATCTCCTTATAGAACTTCTTAAAAAGGATGCATTTCAATGGTCAGTAGTAGCTCAAGAGGCATTTCAACATCTCAAACAGAAAATCACAACAGCTCCAGTGTTGAAGTTACCTGATTTTTCTAAACATTTTGTTTTAGAAACTGATTCTTCAAGGTTGGGTATTGGAGCAGTTCTGAGCCAAGATCAACATCAGGTTTCATTCTTCTCCAAGAAATTGACTCCTGTAATGCAAAAACAATCTGCATATGTGCGAGAATTATTTGTTGTGACAGAGGTTGTGAGCAAGTTCATACATTATTTGGTAGGTTACAAGTTTATCATCCGAGCTGATCAAGAGGCCTTAAAACATCTATGTCAATAGACTATTTAGACTCTGAAGCAGCAAAGATGGTTTCCTAAGCTTTTGGGGTATGATTTTTCAATTGAATACAAACTAGGCCGAGACAACATACCAGCTGATGCTTTATCAAGATGTTATTTAATGGCATTATCCTCCAGAAATTGTTCTGTTATATCTCAACTCCAGAAATTTCAATAGTAGGATCCTTATTGTGTCAATAAATTGACTACACTTCAACAAGGTACAAATGACGATactaaatttacattgagacaaaatttattatgttatgATAATAGAATTGTGGTTCCTGATAACTTTGAGATCAAGACACAGTTATTACAAGAATATCATGCCACAAGATTAGGAGGACATGCAGGCTCGCTCAGGACTTATGCACAAATTTCTTCTCATTTCTATTGGCAAGGGTTGTGCAGAGATGTTGctgaatttgtaaaaaaatgcatgatttGTCAGAAGGCAAAAACTGATCACACTCATCCAGCTGGACTATTAAAACCTCTACCTATTCCACAGATAATATGGGAAGAAATTGCAATGGACTTCATTATCGGGCTTCATAATTCCAAAAGATTTACTGAAAACCTGGTGGTGGTGGATAGATTATCCAAGTTTGGGCATTTTATTCCACTCAGAAATGATTTTTCCAGTACAACAGTGGCCGCAACATTcatacaaaatataatcaaattacaTGGAGTTCCCAAATCCATTGTTACAGATAGAGATAGAATATTTCTTAGCAGATTTTGGAAATCTCTTTTTTAAGCAATGGGAACCACATTAGCAATGTTCACTGCATATCATCCACAATCAGATGGGTAGACTGAAGCATTGAATAAATGTTTGGAAATGTATCTCAGGTGCTTTGTTGCTGAAAACCCAAAGACTTGGTTGGAGCTCCTTCCTTGGGCACAATATTGGTACAACACATCCTTTCACTGCAGCGCGAGTATGAGTCCATTTCAGATTGTATATGGCCATGAACCTCCATCTTTGATCACATATTACTCAAATGAGAATAATCTACCAGACATTACTTCCTTACTCTAGCAAATAGATAAAGTCCTGCAACAGTTAAAGCAAAATTTAGTCAAAGCACAACAACACATGAACCAGACATTACTTCCTTACTCTAGCAAATAGATAAAGTCCTGCAACAGTTAAAGCAAAATTTAGTCAAAGCACAACaacacatgaagaaaatggCTGATAAGAGGCGTAAAGAAATTTCTTTTGAAGAAGGTCAATGGGTATTTGTCAAATTACAACCCTATAGACAACATTCCTTGGCCTTGAGATAAAATCAGAAGCTCAGTATGAGATACTTCGGACCATTTCAGGTGCTTAAACGCATTGGTACTGTAGCTTATCAATTAGAATTGCCTGAAGAAGTGTGCATCCATTCAGTGTTTCATGTTTCCTTATTAAAGAAATGTGAGGGAGACCCAGGCGCACAAGCAAACTCTATTCCTATACCGTTGATGACTAATGAGACAGGTCCAAGCTTGCAACCTATATCAATTCTTCTAACAAGGACAATTCTCAAGGACAATCAATGGGTGAAGCAAGTTCTTATTTAGTGGGAAGGATCAATAGCAACTAAAAATTCATGGGAGGATGTGGATCTAATCCAGCAATATTATCCAACTTTcaaccttgaggacaaggttaCAGTTAAAGGGGGGAGTAATGTAATGAAAGAGAAATCATTGGCAGGAAAATCAGTTGCTATGAAATATGCTGAGGTGGAGTTGGTTGGGTCAAAGGTGGCTAAATTGGCGGATGACGTGGCAACATCCTCATGGGCTGGACAAAGGACAAAAAGGGAGATGAGGAACAATGTAAGGCTCTCGGACTTTGTTTACTCCTGACAGCTAGCAGAAGGAAAGAATATGATTGGAGGAGGAGGGGCAGTTGGTGAGAATAGCTATAACAAGGGGAAAGCAGAGAGGGAGAGGTTTATtagagaagaaggaagaggaCTTGAGGCCTGGATCTGGCTTACCGATGATCATCTCCGGCGACCTAGACAGGATGGAAGAGATTCCCAATatctttactattttctagcTTATTTTGAGTAGATCTATGGTGCACTCCTAGCACAAGCTTCCAAAGTAGCTGCAATAACTCAGCACACACACCAAACCCACCTCCCCAAGATTGGATTGATAACTGGTTCTCAGTATTGAGCCATAAAGCATACAATTTCACAATAACACAACCACACACCCACACACAATAACattcagaaaggaaaaaaaaaaaagaaaaagaag includes the following:
- the LOC120267197 gene encoding uncharacterized protein LOC120267197 translates to MKEKSLAGKSVAMKDAKVELVGSKVAELADDLATSSWAGQRTKRERKNNLYHIGIMAENTLFKDLIAKIDNMQVAMDQLEERLMAAIEHRDDRVKLLETSLQSISKFIETHMASSNVNSIEASQPSQSLQEVEIIREKSFTTRSLEIASMHFDGPVVPWYQMVEKEGKVKTWAALVDALEDAYGPSIFENPEFALFKLTQAEESEIQMDIIPWKPESLSKAAKLAILYEDKYALIPKPNVKRSQFSPDINVTVVPGKFVNTVPKVLQTSNTPSKITGANHNSNPQPFKRISFNEMQLRKAKGLCFNCDEKYSPTHRCQTKRLLLLQWNKEPPDGEEQEVAEFVVELENSTSTEESVPRESSPKSSLNAMNSVAASSTMRFTGFIKGQPVNILLDEGNDNNFIQPRIAKFLQLDIHPTAPFKVLVGDGNSLQVEGKIDPLQIKIQGCKLSFHVYLLPIAGAEVIMGASWLATLGAHIMDYGSLSLQFYCDGKFVTLTGDKGQGPQPTTMHQLHRLSSVKSITECYQLTMESAESYPTNSLNHRLQEEVKTDNCTNPALKIPDELSDTLKQILLKYERMFEIPRGLPPSRLCDHRIPLQPNANPIKVRPYKYPHSQKTEIEAMVDQMLREGLIEPRNNPFSSPVILVKKKDGTWRFCTDYRALNAITVKDAYPIPVVYELLDELHGAKYFSKLDLRSGYHQVLLHLEDKFKTAFQTHHGHFQWVVMPFGLSNAPATFQSLMSEIFQFSMHKFVLIFFDGILIYNADWESHLQHLEIVLITLNKHQLFAKFSKCEFGMIQIEYLGHNVSGMGVQMEKSKVEAIVQWPAPTNIKQLRGLGLSGHYRRLIANYASVAHLLIELLKKDAFQWSVVAQEAFQHLKQKITTAPVLKLPDFSKHFVLETDSSRLGIGAVLSQDQHQVSFFSKKLTPVMQKQSAYVRELFVVTEVVSKFIHYLVLKRIGTVAYQLELPEEVCIHSVFHVSLLKKCEGDPGAQANSIPIPLMTNETGPSLQPISILLTRTILKDNQWVKQQYYPTFNLEDKVTVKGGSNVMKEKSLAGKSVAMKYAEVELVGSKLAEGKNMIGGGGAVGENSYNKGKAERERFIREEGRGLEAWIWLTDDHLRRPRQDGRDSQYLYYFLAYFE